AATCGGGGCTTTCCTGGGCGTAGCGCGCGATCTCCGAAGCGAAGAGTTTTTCCACGAGGTCCCGCACAGCCGGGTAGCCGTGGGCGAGGAAGGCTGCGCCAAGGAGGGCCTCCAGGGCGGAGGCCAACACGGAAGGCCGCTCCCGCGCTCCAGCTTCCTCCGCGCCTTTTCCCAAAAGGAGATGTTTTCCCAGCTCGATGCGGCGAGCCACCTCCGCCAATACCGGCCGGGACACCACCACGGCCCGGATCTTCGTGAGCTCCCCTTCCTCCCGCTCGGGAAAGCGGCGAAAGAGGATCTCCGTCACGGCCAAATTGAGGACGGCATCGCCCAGGAACTCCAGGCGTTCGTTGCTTTCCTCCCCCGTCTCATTGGCGTAGGAAGAATGGGCCAAGGCCATGCGCAACAGATCCTTGGGGATGGAAAGGCCCAAGGGCGTAACAACGCTGAAGTTTCCCATTAGCTCCAAGTTTGGCCGCTTCCAAGCACGGGGTCAATATGCGACCTATAATGGGGGAAGGGGGTCATCATGGACGG
The genomic region above belongs to Thermoplasmatales archaeon and contains:
- the rnc gene encoding ribonuclease III, which gives rise to MELMGNFSVVTPLGLSIPKDLLRMALAHSSYANETGEESNERLEFLGDAVLNLAVTEILFRRFPEREEGELTKIRAVVVSRPVLAEVARRIELGKHLLLGKGAEEAGARERPSVLASALEALLGAAFLAHGYPAVRDLVEKLFASEIARYAQESPDYKSLLQELVQARFGELPEYRVVAEEGPEHKKVFTVEVFAGGHSALGRGRSKKEAEQAAAKRLYLALTQPE